In Planctomycetia bacterium, one DNA window encodes the following:
- the nth gene encoding endonuclease III → MKSPRIKESPQARKKRATEITHRLHKLYPEADCALEHDSALKLLIATILSAQCTDERVNMVTPVLFARYPTARDLAAANQADVEAIIRSTGFFRNKAKNIIGAARVICERFAGEVPATMDELLTLPGVARKTANVLLGTWFKKNEGVVVDTHIGRLAHRLGLSWRSRDDKDAVKIEQDLMEVLPRKEWTFVGHALIWHGRKVCAARKPDCEQCTLADVCPSAFSFDARARDKTSRTKTGKPASQRGVSRKRAANVTRKPLRARTSGKASGKQARR, encoded by the coding sequence ATGAAATCGCCCAGAATCAAGGAATCGCCGCAGGCCCGAAAGAAGCGCGCGACGGAAATCACCCACCGCCTGCACAAGTTGTACCCCGAAGCGGACTGCGCGCTGGAGCATGACAGCGCGCTGAAACTCCTCATTGCAACGATCCTCTCCGCGCAATGCACCGATGAACGTGTCAACATGGTGACACCGGTGCTGTTTGCGCGCTATCCGACGGCGCGTGACCTGGCCGCCGCGAACCAGGCCGATGTCGAAGCGATTATTCGCTCGACAGGATTCTTCCGCAACAAAGCGAAGAACATCATCGGCGCGGCCCGCGTGATCTGCGAGCGATTCGCAGGGGAAGTGCCGGCAACGATGGACGAGTTGCTGACGCTGCCGGGCGTCGCGCGAAAAACCGCCAACGTCCTTCTCGGCACGTGGTTCAAGAAAAACGAAGGCGTCGTCGTCGATACGCACATCGGACGATTGGCTCACCGGCTTGGCCTCTCCTGGCGATCGCGCGATGACAAGGACGCCGTGAAAATCGAGCAGGACTTGATGGAGGTTCTGCCGCGCAAGGAGTGGACCTTTGTCGGCCACGCACTGATCTGGCACGGCCGCAAGGTGTGCGCCGCCCGCAAACCGGACTGCGAGCAATGCACCCTGGCCGATGTCTGTCCGTCAGCCTTTTCATTCGACGCCCGCGCGCGCGACAAGACCTCTCGAACGAAAACGGGAAAGCCCGCGAGTCAACGCGGCGTCTCCAGGAAACGTGCCGCGAACGTCACACGGAAGCCGCTCCGGGCGCGTACCAGTGGTAAAGCATCAGGTAAACAAGCACGCCGGTAA
- a CDS encoding phosphatidylglycerophosphatase A, whose translation MGEPSPSPSRSEAISPSGNSQPRTTAQRLLLFVGSLAYVGFVPIASGTVAVAVVGIPLYLLLVGALKLAWAPYVGFVGVFTLVSVWVAGATDRILNEQDSKRNVIDELPGYLIALVGLPVSWQLIVAAFLLERAIDIAKVWPASWVERRVPGGWGVVLDDVVAGLYTLAILHAGARWAPGWLGLA comes from the coding sequence ATGGGCGAACCATCCCCATCACCGTCGCGCAGCGAAGCGATCTCCCCATCCGGCAATTCGCAGCCGCGTACGACCGCGCAGCGGTTGCTGCTTTTCGTCGGCTCACTGGCGTATGTGGGATTCGTGCCGATTGCTTCGGGCACGGTTGCCGTTGCCGTCGTGGGGATTCCGCTCTATCTGCTGCTGGTTGGCGCACTGAAACTCGCGTGGGCGCCGTATGTGGGTTTCGTGGGGGTGTTCACGCTCGTGTCCGTCTGGGTGGCCGGCGCGACGGACCGCATCCTGAACGAACAGGACAGCAAGCGAAACGTGATTGATGAATTGCCGGGTTACCTGATCGCGCTGGTCGGTCTGCCTGTGTCGTGGCAGCTCATCGTCGCGGCGTTCCTTCTCGAACGAGCGATCGACATCGCCAAGGTCTGGCCGGCGAGCTGGGTTGAGCGGCGCGTGCCGGGCGGCTGGGGCGTGGTGCTGGACGACGTGGTGGCGGGTCTTTATACGCTGGCGATTCTCCACGCGGGAGCGCGGTGGGCGCCCGGCTGGCTGGGCCTGGCATGA
- a CDS encoding ABC transporter permease: MVDATAMHRESFLLAWVALWRREVIRFLRQRSRVIGALGTPLVFWIILGAGLGRSLSVPGVDSMTYLEFSFPAALLTILMFTAIFSTFSIIEDRQAGFMQGVIVSPAPRHAIALGKVSGGVTLAVGQAALFLALAPMAGIALNAPRVVLTLAALTLVAFALTSFGAWLAWRMESTQGFHAVMNLLLMPMLVLSGGFFPAGGSATWLRATMAANPLSYCVGLLRASLYLGSDAPHAAPPGGISMSLAICAAFAAIMFHLFTRAVSRDSAAAVT, encoded by the coding sequence ATGGTTGACGCAACGGCGATGCACAGAGAGTCGTTTCTGCTCGCCTGGGTCGCGCTGTGGCGGCGGGAAGTAATTCGATTTCTGCGCCAGCGCAGCCGTGTGATCGGCGCACTGGGGACGCCGCTGGTCTTCTGGATTATCCTCGGTGCGGGCCTGGGCCGGAGCCTGTCCGTCCCGGGTGTCGATTCGATGACGTATCTGGAGTTTTCGTTTCCTGCGGCCTTGCTGACGATTCTCATGTTCACGGCAATCTTTTCGACTTTCTCCATCATTGAGGATCGCCAGGCGGGCTTCATGCAGGGGGTCATCGTGTCGCCTGCGCCCCGCCATGCCATCGCACTTGGCAAAGTTTCCGGCGGCGTCACGCTGGCGGTGGGGCAGGCTGCCCTGTTTCTCGCGCTGGCTCCGATGGCTGGGATCGCGCTCAATGCGCCGCGCGTCGTCCTGACGCTGGCAGCGTTGACGCTCGTGGCGTTCGCGCTGACGAGCTTCGGCGCGTGGCTGGCTTGGCGCATGGAATCGACGCAAGGCTTCCATGCCGTGATGAATCTGTTGCTCATGCCCATGCTCGTGCTGTCGGGCGGATTCTTCCCCGCCGGCGGTTCAGCGACCTGGCTGCGCGCGACCATGGCGGCCAATCCGTTGAGTTATTGCGTCGGATTGTTACGAGCGAGTCTGTATCTGGGCAGCGACGCACCGCACGCCGCGCCGCCCGGCGGTATCAGCATGTCCCTGGCGATTTGCGCTGCTTTTGCGGCTATCATGTTTCACCTGTTTACGCGGGCCGTGTCCCGCGATTCCGCCGCGGCCGTGACTTGA
- a CDS encoding DUF4149 domain-containing protein, which yields MNRWFQALACAAAGIWLGGMILMAIVAQTTFSVIRTTDVERPNAVAGRVMATNFKRFDVVQIVCAATVAAWAMSRLLRRTRRRRDGIRAGLVIAACGILAYNAGVMTPRIESMQGDVAGADADARVKAAFDSYHATAVRLAQANLMLVLALTLEIAAFRGGREPQT from the coding sequence ATGAATCGGTGGTTCCAGGCATTGGCGTGTGCGGCGGCGGGAATCTGGCTGGGTGGCATGATCCTGATGGCCATCGTGGCCCAAACAACGTTTTCGGTGATTCGCACGACGGACGTTGAACGGCCCAACGCGGTCGCCGGGCGCGTGATGGCGACGAACTTCAAGCGGTTCGACGTCGTGCAGATCGTGTGCGCCGCAACCGTAGCCGCGTGGGCGATGAGCCGGTTATTGCGTCGAACGCGACGGCGGCGCGATGGAATCCGGGCGGGGCTGGTGATCGCAGCGTGTGGAATTCTGGCGTACAACGCCGGCGTCATGACGCCACGCATTGAATCCATGCAGGGCGACGTGGCCGGCGCCGATGCGGATGCAAGGGTCAAAGCTGCGTTTGATTCCTACCACGCAACGGCGGTGCGGCTGGCACAGGCGAACCTGATGCTCGTGCTCGCGCTAACACTGGAAATCGCCGCGTTCCGGGGCGGCCGGGAACCACAAACATGA
- a CDS encoding DUF420 domain-containing protein produces the protein MSIHVLPHVNASLNALATILLITGFVLIRRKRIAAHSVCMIATFCTSVLFLVCYLTYHTARQAKEGVGHTKFAGEGAAATVYYGMLISHVVLAAAVPVLAIITLRRGLRGDVERHRRIARWTFPIWLYVSITGVLVYLMLYHWYAPGAASV, from the coding sequence GTGAGCATTCATGTCTTGCCGCATGTCAACGCGTCGTTGAACGCGCTGGCGACGATTCTGCTGATCACCGGGTTCGTGTTGATTCGCCGCAAGCGCATCGCCGCCCATAGCGTCTGCATGATCGCGACGTTTTGCACGAGCGTGCTCTTTCTCGTCTGCTATCTGACGTATCACACCGCGCGGCAGGCGAAGGAGGGCGTCGGGCATACGAAGTTCGCAGGGGAGGGCGCGGCCGCGACGGTCTATTACGGGATGCTCATATCGCACGTCGTGCTGGCGGCCGCGGTGCCCGTCCTGGCGATCATCACGCTGCGACGTGGATTGCGCGGCGATGTGGAGCGGCATCGTCGCATCGCGCGCTGGACTTTTCCGATCTGGCTCTACGTGTCGATTACCGGCGTGCTTGTTTACCTGATGCTTTACCACTGGTACGCGCCCGGAGCGGCTTCCGTGTGA
- a CDS encoding DUF2617 family protein produces the protein MELGLTKQRSTDLNFYLYRRALHPELFHIYLDKHIKYGNFQADIWIVGLSHLVTLQSNGTMVTELTSPPNDLLTERNLVTQFRFRGERDFQYRFNDNMRYIFSSQVEEMTEHIFRTTYRDLVRYAKQKGLYVPYEQWASNGLEPFSFIDYETRATELHIHAYHAFPGEWRILRTQSIFETGPSAKKGG, from the coding sequence TTGGAACTTGGCCTCACGAAACAACGCAGCACCGATCTGAACTTCTACCTGTATCGCCGGGCGCTCCATCCCGAGCTTTTCCACATTTACCTGGACAAGCACATCAAGTACGGGAACTTCCAGGCGGACATCTGGATCGTCGGCTTGAGCCACCTCGTCACGTTGCAGAGCAACGGCACGATGGTGACGGAGTTGACCTCCCCGCCCAATGATCTGCTGACCGAGCGCAATCTCGTCACGCAGTTCCGCTTCCGCGGCGAGCGCGATTTTCAGTACCGCTTCAACGACAACATGCGGTACATTTTCAGCAGCCAGGTCGAAGAGATGACGGAACACATCTTCCGCACAACGTACCGCGATCTGGTTCGCTACGCCAAGCAGAAGGGGCTGTACGTCCCGTACGAGCAATGGGCGAGCAATGGCCTCGAGCCGTTCAGCTTCATTGATTACGAGACGCGCGCGACCGAGCTGCACATTCACGCGTATCACGCCTTCCCCGGCGAGTGGCGCATTCTTCGCACGCAGTCGATCTTCGAGACCGGCCCCAGCGCGAAGAAGGGCGGCTGA
- a CDS encoding ABC transporter ATP-binding protein, translating into MIPAVQVENLSFRYGEREALAGVSLTVQPGECFGLLGPNGSGKSTLFRILSTLLPPRSGRASVCGHDVATDRALVRRQIGVVFQSPSLDLHLTGRENLRCAGRLYGMSRSQLESRIDACMEWFGVRDRAGDLVKSLSGGLRRRVEIAKCLLHAPAVLLLDEPSTGLDPSARREMWPYLDRVREQSGTAVVLTTHHLDEGDRCDRLAILDRGRIVALGSPRELKQRVGNVCITIDADDAAQLGSALRERLQIKPIIIGHCLRIECADGAAILGEIARVCGGSARSITLGPATLEDVFIHETGRPFQREATEPELAHG; encoded by the coding sequence GTGATTCCGGCTGTTCAGGTTGAAAACCTGTCCTTTCGATACGGCGAGCGCGAGGCGCTGGCCGGCGTGTCGCTGACGGTTCAACCCGGTGAATGCTTCGGATTGCTCGGCCCCAACGGCAGCGGAAAAAGCACGCTTTTTCGAATCCTCTCGACGCTGCTGCCCCCTCGGAGCGGCCGTGCATCGGTCTGCGGACACGATGTCGCAACCGATCGAGCCCTCGTTCGCAGACAGATCGGCGTCGTCTTCCAGTCGCCGAGCCTGGATTTGCATTTGACGGGTCGTGAGAATCTTCGCTGTGCGGGCCGATTGTATGGAATGAGCAGATCGCAACTGGAATCTCGCATCGACGCGTGCATGGAGTGGTTCGGTGTGCGCGATCGTGCCGGCGATCTCGTCAAATCGCTCTCGGGCGGACTTCGGCGGCGCGTGGAAATCGCGAAGTGCCTCCTGCATGCGCCGGCCGTCTTGCTGCTCGATGAACCCAGCACGGGTCTGGATCCATCGGCGCGGCGCGAGATGTGGCCTTACCTCGATCGGGTTCGAGAGCAAAGCGGGACAGCGGTGGTGCTGACGACGCACCATCTTGATGAAGGTGATCGGTGCGACCGTCTCGCGATTCTCGATCGCGGTCGAATCGTGGCGCTGGGATCGCCGCGTGAGCTGAAGCAGCGCGTCGGCAACGTCTGCATCACCATCGATGCCGACGACGCGGCGCAGCTGGGAAGTGCTCTTCGCGAGCGGCTCCAGATCAAGCCGATCATCATCGGTCATTGTCTCCGGATCGAGTGTGCCGATGGAGCTGCGATCCTCGGCGAGATTGCGCGGGTCTGCGGCGGCAGCGCGCGCTCGATCACCCTTGGTCCGGCGACGTTGGAGGATGTGTTCATTCACGAAACCGGTCGTCCGTTTCAGCGAGAAGCGACCGAGCCGGAGTTGGCACATGGTTGA
- the cyoE gene encoding protoheme IX farnesyltransferase produces the protein MKKVLKHPDHSGGGSAAAVPVDASLGSLLRRRAADFCELAKLRISILVLLVTAIGYCVAGDSPIDSVRLLHTLLGTGLVAIAANTLNQVWERRYDAMMHRTRNRPIPSGRLSALEGFIFGVWCCVAGTVYLWLLASPLAAALAAVTFLLYVFVYTPLKRRTVHNTLIGAVPGALPPVIGYAAATGRIDALAVMLFGIVFVWQLPHFFAIAWMYREDYARGGFRMLSVVDPTGRATRRQTLAYTVLLIAVSLAPALAGFAGSAFSIGAAALGAALLAVAKQMADQLSAVTARRMLLATVVYLPAVMLLLLMYRTT, from the coding sequence ATGAAAAAGGTGCTCAAGCATCCCGACCATTCCGGCGGGGGGTCGGCGGCGGCCGTGCCGGTGGATGCGTCGCTGGGCTCGCTGCTTCGCCGGCGCGCGGCGGACTTCTGCGAATTGGCGAAGCTTCGCATCAGCATCCTGGTGCTGCTGGTGACGGCAATCGGTTACTGCGTGGCGGGGGACTCACCGATTGACTCGGTCCGCCTGCTTCACACGCTGCTCGGCACCGGCTTGGTCGCGATCGCCGCGAACACTTTGAACCAGGTCTGGGAGCGGCGTTACGACGCGATGATGCATCGCACGCGCAATCGGCCGATCCCCAGCGGACGACTCTCGGCGTTGGAAGGATTCATCTTCGGCGTGTGGTGCTGCGTTGCAGGGACGGTCTATCTCTGGCTCCTTGCATCGCCGCTCGCGGCCGCACTGGCCGCGGTCACGTTTTTATTATATGTCTTTGTCTACACACCGCTCAAGCGCCGTACCGTGCACAACACGCTAATTGGTGCGGTGCCGGGCGCTTTGCCTCCGGTCATTGGTTACGCCGCCGCGACCGGGCGCATTGATGCACTGGCCGTGATGCTGTTCGGCATCGTGTTCGTCTGGCAGTTGCCGCATTTCTTCGCCATTGCCTGGATGTATCGTGAGGATTACGCAAGGGGCGGATTCCGCATGTTGTCCGTGGTCGATCCGACCGGTCGCGCCACGCGCCGTCAGACCCTTGCTTACACGGTGTTGTTGATCGCCGTCAGCCTTGCGCCCGCGCTGGCCGGGTTCGCCGGCTCGGCGTTTTCAATCGGCGCTGCCGCGCTGGGCGCGGCGCTGCTGGCCGTGGCGAAGCAAATGGCCGATCAATTGTCAGCCGTTACCGCGCGGCGGATGTTGTTGGCGACAGTAGTCTATCTCCCGGCAGTCATGCTGCTGCTCCTGATGTACCGAACGACGTGA
- the mtnP gene encoding S-methyl-5'-thioadenosine phosphorylase yields MSKPIIGLIGGTGLGKALEADVRGEAIHLETPFGKPSGPIVRGQWEGAEIAFLARHGPGHVFSPTAVPYRANLYALKSVGVTHIIASGATGSLREEIRPRDLVVVDQVIDRTSRRASTFFDQPGLVSHVDFSEPFCPRLRKVILESANDADVTVHDGGTYVCMEGPAFSTVAESRMHRSWGGDLIGMTCMPEAKLAREAEMCYALIALPTDYDCWRPHDPNVSKTALIQEILHNVEEATARCIALIRSALGAMAHRSVPPCECHNALESSIWTHRESIPKATRDRLGILISKYIK; encoded by the coding sequence ATGTCAAAACCGATTATCGGCCTGATTGGGGGTACGGGGCTGGGCAAAGCGCTGGAGGCCGACGTGCGTGGCGAGGCGATTCACCTGGAAACTCCTTTCGGCAAGCCGAGCGGACCGATTGTTCGGGGGCAGTGGGAGGGAGCCGAGATCGCCTTCCTCGCGCGACACGGCCCCGGGCATGTTTTTTCGCCGACGGCAGTTCCCTATCGCGCCAATCTTTACGCGCTCAAGTCCGTCGGCGTTACGCACATCATCGCGAGCGGGGCGACTGGCAGCCTGCGCGAGGAAATCCGCCCGCGCGATCTGGTCGTCGTCGATCAGGTCATCGACCGCACGAGTCGCCGCGCGTCGACATTTTTCGATCAACCGGGACTTGTGTCGCACGTCGATTTCTCCGAACCGTTCTGCCCGCGGCTGCGCAAGGTGATTCTTGAATCCGCCAACGACGCCGATGTCACGGTGCATGACGGCGGCACGTATGTCTGCATGGAGGGGCCGGCGTTCTCGACCGTCGCCGAAAGCCGCATGCACCGGTCGTGGGGCGGCGACCTCATCGGCATGACCTGCATGCCCGAGGCGAAGCTCGCGCGCGAAGCGGAGATGTGCTACGCCCTGATCGCGCTGCCGACCGACTACGACTGCTGGCGGCCGCACGATCCGAACGTGAGCAAGACGGCGCTGATCCAGGAGATACTGCACAATGTCGAAGAAGCGACGGCGCGATGCATCGCATTGATCCGATCCGCACTCGGCGCGATGGCGCACCGCAGCGTGCCGCCGTGCGAATGCCACAACGCGCTGGAATCCTCCATCTGGACTCACCGCGAAAGCATTCCCAAGGCCACGCGAGACCGATTGGGAATCCTTATCAGCAAGTACATCAAGTAA
- a CDS encoding COX15/CtaA family protein: protein MTHAPAQTASPSAATFRRGLHRYCVLLALCVLGLIAAGGMVTSTGSGLSVPDWPTSYGYNMFTFPPSKWTGGIFYEHTHRLIASTVGLLTIGLAIWMHRCEARRWVRRLSYFALALVIVQGILGGLTVKFLLPTPISVFHGCLAQAFLCVITALSVFTSRRWLEDDASKVTTGRLVRVNTSPSWPLPRLTVVCVAVVFFQLVIGAIMRHTQSGLAVPDFPLAYGRVLPSLDDASIAAYNETRIWNYQLPAVTKSQIVWNLSHRVGALLVTLLLTAASVIAWRRHRGVVPLVRPAIAMPLLLLVQVALGAMTIWSGRHPLLATAHVAVGAATLATTLILMLWSRRLLQVVPHCIARRNEPLRTSVAVAGVRS, encoded by the coding sequence ATGACGCACGCCCCGGCTCAAACAGCCTCTCCATCCGCCGCGACGTTTCGCCGCGGCCTGCATCGCTATTGCGTCCTGCTCGCGCTGTGCGTCCTCGGCCTGATCGCCGCAGGCGGCATGGTCACCAGCACCGGCAGCGGCCTGTCCGTGCCCGATTGGCCGACCAGCTACGGTTACAACATGTTCACCTTTCCGCCCTCGAAGTGGACCGGCGGGATTTTCTACGAACACACGCACCGCCTGATTGCTTCGACGGTCGGCCTGCTCACGATCGGGCTGGCGATCTGGATGCACCGGTGTGAAGCGCGTCGCTGGGTTCGGCGGCTGTCGTATTTCGCGCTCGCGCTGGTCATCGTGCAGGGCATCCTCGGCGGCCTCACGGTGAAGTTCCTCCTGCCGACGCCGATCTCGGTGTTTCATGGCTGCCTCGCGCAAGCGTTTCTGTGCGTCATCACGGCACTGTCGGTATTCACCTCGCGCCGATGGCTTGAGGACGATGCGAGCAAGGTGACGACGGGTCGTTTGGTCCGGGTGAACACGTCGCCCTCCTGGCCGCTTCCGCGATTGACTGTCGTGTGCGTCGCGGTGGTGTTCTTTCAGCTTGTGATCGGGGCGATCATGCGCCATACACAGAGCGGGCTGGCTGTTCCCGACTTTCCGCTCGCCTACGGTCGCGTGCTGCCCTCACTGGATGACGCCAGCATCGCTGCTTACAACGAAACGCGCATCTGGAATTACCAGTTACCGGCCGTTACGAAATCACAGATCGTTTGGAACCTGTCTCATCGGGTCGGCGCGTTGCTTGTGACGTTGCTGCTGACTGCGGCCTCCGTCATCGCTTGGCGCCGCCACCGTGGCGTTGTTCCGCTCGTTCGGCCGGCAATCGCGATGCCCCTATTGTTGTTGGTTCAAGTTGCGCTGGGCGCGATGACGATCTGGTCAGGCCGCCATCCACTGCTGGCCACGGCACATGTGGCGGTTGGTGCCGCGACGCTGGCGACGACTTTGATCCTGATGCTATGGAGCCGCCGATTGCTGCAAGTTGTGCCGCATTGCATCGCGCGGCGCAATGAACCATTGCGCACGTCGGTTGCCGTCGCAGGGGTGCGTTCATGA
- a CDS encoding molybdenum cofactor biosynthesis protein MoaE, which produces MATVTVRFFGPARTLTDRDAESMVLTPGETVGSLAGRLAAQFPMLGQAVGLRLAVNRQYVALDHILKDGDEIAVIPPVSGGAPREPVRLVHGPLDGAAILSDHAPGGAGAACLFVGIVRPEEREGQSLAALEYSAYEEMAIEQMKAVRQRAIAKFELIEAVMVHRLGRVELGEASILVATWSVHRPESFEGCRWIVDAVKVDVPIWKKDLWGDGSASWVEPQA; this is translated from the coding sequence ATGGCTACCGTCACCGTTCGATTCTTTGGACCGGCACGCACCCTGACCGACCGGGACGCCGAGTCCATGGTCCTGACCCCTGGCGAAACCGTCGGCTCGCTTGCCGGCAGACTTGCGGCGCAGTTCCCCATGCTTGGGCAGGCGGTCGGCCTGCGCCTCGCCGTGAATCGTCAATACGTTGCATTGGATCACATCCTGAAAGACGGCGATGAAATCGCGGTCATTCCACCCGTCTCGGGCGGCGCTCCGCGCGAGCCAGTGCGCTTGGTTCATGGGCCGCTGGATGGTGCGGCGATTCTTTCGGACCACGCACCCGGCGGTGCCGGCGCGGCGTGCCTGTTCGTCGGAATCGTGCGGCCCGAGGAGCGCGAAGGTCAATCGCTCGCGGCGCTGGAATACTCGGCGTACGAGGAAATGGCCATCGAACAGATGAAAGCCGTGCGCCAGCGTGCGATCGCAAAGTTTGAGCTGATCGAGGCTGTGATGGTCCACCGGCTTGGGCGTGTCGAGCTGGGCGAAGCGTCGATTCTCGTGGCGACGTGGTCGGTGCATCGCCCGGAGTCCTTCGAGGGCTGCCGTTGGATCGTCGACGCAGTCAAAGTGGATGTGCCCATCTGGAAGAAAGACCTCTGGGGCGATGGATCGGCGTCGTGGGTGGAGCCGCAGGCATGA
- a CDS encoding SCO family protein, with translation MNSDTTTPTPMQSVHDTPPSRRFWLLMAISLIGVGAVAYLQFTRVDRARRGMGLALGEPSRLPILAELPEFTLIERSGHPLSLKDLRGKVWVADFIFTYCGGPCPIMTHRMRQLQDILLRDRMEKVMCVSISVDPQRDTPAVLRDYAAKHSASPTRWQFLTGDEKAIRSLALDGFKLAVEEGTSGEGPLHSSRFVLIDRAGRIRGYYRALSAEEEDDLVHVDPDAGMPKDELNRLLADIQSLIREGGR, from the coding sequence ATGAACTCCGATACGACAACGCCGACGCCGATGCAATCCGTCCACGACACGCCGCCCTCGCGTCGGTTCTGGCTGTTGATGGCGATTTCATTGATTGGCGTCGGGGCCGTGGCGTATCTCCAGTTCACACGCGTCGATCGCGCCCGGCGCGGCATGGGGTTGGCGCTGGGCGAGCCGTCGCGCCTGCCGATCCTGGCCGAACTGCCCGAATTCACACTGATTGAACGGAGCGGTCATCCGCTTTCGCTGAAGGATCTTCGCGGCAAGGTCTGGGTGGCTGATTTCATCTTCACCTATTGCGGCGGGCCGTGCCCGATCATGACCCATCGCATGCGCCAATTGCAGGATATCCTTCTGCGCGATCGCATGGAAAAAGTGATGTGCGTCTCCATCAGCGTCGATCCGCAACGCGACACGCCGGCCGTGCTTCGCGACTACGCCGCCAAACACAGCGCTTCCCCGACGCGATGGCAATTCCTCACCGGTGATGAGAAAGCCATACGCAGCCTTGCGCTGGATGGCTTCAAGCTGGCCGTCGAAGAAGGGACGTCGGGCGAAGGTCCGTTGCATTCCTCACGATTCGTGTTGATCGATCGAGCCGGTCGCATTCGCGGTTATTATCGCGCGCTGTCGGCCGAAGAGGAGGATGATCTGGTGCACGTCGATCCCGATGCTGGGATGCCGAAGGATGAATTGAATCGCCTGCTTGCCGACATTCAATCGTTGATTCGTGAGGGGGGCCGGTGA
- a CDS encoding phosphotransferase: MAHPRETFSSQELAVVLSNYDLGIVLNVTDFPRGSHAAAKAVVHTDRGRYLLKRRPRAEKDLYRVAFSHELQAYLASKNFPLPHLIGTRKDNVSMLKVGESIYEVFEFIEGGPYDGQPGSTYEAGKILGLYHKLVHEFESQYEPPRGHYHDAKTVYDAFSRVEEIVMKSPTAKGRGPEVTRTILELSQAYASAAQFVNDLGLNQWELQIVHSDWHPGNMIFRDGHVVAVIDYDAARIRPRVTDVANGCLQFSLITGGRDLTTWVDRADDDRARRFLSGYDEINVLSQAELKATPYLMQEALIAQAIPPILKTGTFAGLDAFAFLGVMLRKVRWLRSHADRIALDSSAT, encoded by the coding sequence ATGGCGCATCCACGCGAGACGTTCAGTTCGCAGGAATTGGCCGTCGTCCTTAGCAATTACGATCTGGGCATCGTGCTGAACGTGACGGATTTTCCGCGCGGTTCGCACGCGGCGGCCAAGGCCGTGGTGCACACCGATCGCGGGCGATACCTGCTCAAACGCCGCCCGCGGGCAGAAAAGGACCTGTACCGTGTTGCCTTTTCGCACGAATTGCAGGCCTACCTGGCGAGCAAGAACTTCCCCCTGCCGCATCTCATCGGCACGCGCAAGGATAACGTGTCGATGCTGAAGGTGGGCGAGTCCATTTATGAGGTTTTCGAATTCATCGAGGGCGGACCCTATGACGGCCAGCCCGGCTCGACCTACGAAGCCGGAAAAATCCTGGGCCTGTATCACAAGCTGGTTCACGAATTCGAATCGCAGTACGAGCCGCCGCGCGGGCATTACCACGATGCGAAGACGGTCTATGACGCGTTCAGCCGTGTCGAAGAAATTGTGATGAAGTCACCCACGGCAAAAGGCCGCGGGCCGGAAGTCACGCGCACGATTCTGGAGTTGAGCCAGGCCTACGCCTCGGCGGCGCAATTTGTAAACGATCTGGGACTGAACCAGTGGGAATTGCAGATCGTCCATTCCGATTGGCATCCCGGGAACATGATCTTTCGCGATGGACATGTGGTGGCGGTGATCGATTACGACGCGGCGCGGATTCGGCCGCGCGTCACCGACGTGGCGAACGGCTGCCTTCAGTTTTCGCTGATTACTGGCGGTCGGGATTTAACGACCTGGGTGGATCGCGCGGATGACGATCGAGCGCGGCGGTTTCTCTCGGGGTACGACGAGATCAACGTCCTGTCGCAAGCCGAATTGAAAGCCACCCCCTACCTCATGCAGGAAGCGCTGATCGCGCAAGCGATTCCGCCGATCTTGAAGACCGGAACGTTCGCCGGGCTGGATGCTTTTGCATTTCTGGGGGTCATGTTGCGCAAGGTGCGATGGCTTCGGTCTCATGCGGATCGCATTGCGCTCGACTCGTCCGCGACCTAG